The proteins below come from a single Pseudarthrobacter sp. SSS035 genomic window:
- a CDS encoding PIG-L deacetylase family protein: MAHSAAPAQSPFNPDIHRIGRVLCFAAHPDDIDFGAAGTIAAWTAAGIHVSYCIMTDGDAGGFDPAQRAEIIALRAAEQRRAAELVGVTDIHYLHERDGYLEPTHEVMKGVVKLIREVRPDVVLAMHPERNWNRLQKSHPDHLAVGEAVTRAVYPAVENPFAYPELAAAGLVAYKLPWLWLYAGPDERENHFVDVTDHVDAKLDAIHVHVSQHPDVAAMEAAVRNGMHLNARRAGFAEGRSAEAFHVVAVNGPGTIAGF; encoded by the coding sequence TTGGCGCACTCCGCTGCCCCGGCACAGAGCCCGTTCAACCCGGACATCCACCGGATTGGGCGGGTGCTCTGTTTCGCCGCCCATCCGGACGACATCGACTTCGGTGCGGCCGGCACCATCGCCGCTTGGACGGCCGCGGGAATCCACGTCAGCTACTGCATCATGACCGACGGCGACGCGGGCGGCTTCGACCCGGCGCAGCGGGCCGAGATCATCGCCCTCAGGGCGGCCGAGCAGCGCCGGGCAGCCGAACTCGTGGGCGTGACCGACATCCACTACCTCCATGAGCGCGACGGCTACCTGGAACCGACGCACGAGGTGATGAAAGGTGTGGTGAAGCTGATCCGGGAAGTCCGTCCCGACGTCGTGCTCGCCATGCATCCGGAACGGAACTGGAACCGCCTCCAGAAGAGCCACCCGGACCACCTTGCCGTGGGGGAGGCCGTGACCCGGGCTGTATACCCTGCGGTCGAAAACCCGTTCGCTTATCCGGAGCTGGCCGCGGCAGGCCTCGTGGCCTACAAGCTGCCGTGGCTGTGGCTCTATGCCGGACCGGACGAGCGGGAGAACCACTTTGTGGATGTCACCGACCATGTGGACGCCAAGCTCGACGCGATCCACGTGCACGTGAGCCAGCATCCCGACGTTGCGGCCATGGAAGCAGCGGTGCGGAACGGCATGCACCTGAACGCGCGGCGTGCGGGCTTTGCTGAGGGCCGCAGCGCCGAAGCCTTCCACGTGGTCGCCGTCAACGGCCCGGGGACCATCGCCGGATTCTAG
- the sigK gene encoding ECF RNA polymerase sigma factor SigK — translation METPNAPNSEAPAAVTDSPADLSKRLAGLLARIAGGDQAAFAAFYQLTSRRVFGMARRVLIDPELSEDATQEVFLQVWQNAAKFNPEAGSPLSWLMTISHRRAVDKVRSSQSATDREAKYGASSQDVDHDSVSAEVDSRLEAEAVVRCLETLTETQQESVRLAYYGGLTYREVAEKLNAAVPTIKSRIRDGLIRLKTCLGVS, via the coding sequence ATGGAAACTCCCAACGCGCCAAACTCCGAGGCCCCGGCCGCAGTCACTGACTCACCGGCGGATCTCAGCAAGCGCTTGGCCGGGCTGCTCGCCCGCATAGCCGGCGGCGACCAAGCCGCGTTTGCCGCGTTCTACCAATTGACATCGCGCAGGGTGTTCGGCATGGCGCGGCGAGTGCTCATCGATCCCGAACTCAGCGAAGACGCCACGCAGGAGGTTTTCCTCCAGGTCTGGCAGAACGCCGCGAAGTTCAACCCGGAAGCAGGCAGTCCGCTGTCGTGGCTGATGACCATTTCACACCGCCGGGCCGTGGACAAGGTCCGTTCCTCGCAGTCGGCCACCGACCGAGAGGCCAAATACGGCGCCAGCAGCCAGGACGTGGACCACGACTCCGTCTCCGCCGAGGTGGACAGCAGGCTCGAAGCCGAGGCGGTGGTCCGGTGCCTGGAAACACTGACCGAAACACAACAGGAATCCGTGCGGCTGGCCTACTACGGCGGCCTCACCTACCGCGAAGTCGCGGAAAAGCTAAACGCAGCAGTACCCACCATCAAGTCCCGCATCCGCGACGGACTGATCCGCTTGAAGACCTGTCTGGGGGTGAGTTGA
- a CDS encoding electron transfer flavoprotein subunit beta/FixA family protein, whose amino-acid sequence MKIIVLVKHVPDAQFDRHLTGEGYTTDRDESILSELDEYALEAALQLAEARGGAKAGNQVIALSMGASGAVNAVKKSLQMGATEGVHLTDSALAGSDAAATSLALAAAIRHIGTGAPVDLVLTGMASTDGETSLVPAQLAERLGLPQVTFASSLTVDGGRLTARRDADTYSETVEATLPAVVSVTDQINEPRYPNFKGIIAAKRKSITTLSLADIGVDPAHVGHAGSWTTVTAAVERPPRTAGTIITDEGDAGIKLVDFLAAQKLL is encoded by the coding sequence TTGAAGATCATCGTCCTGGTCAAGCATGTACCGGACGCACAGTTCGACCGACACCTCACTGGCGAGGGCTACACCACGGACCGTGACGAAAGCATCCTTTCCGAGCTGGACGAATACGCGCTGGAGGCGGCTTTGCAGCTGGCTGAGGCCCGCGGTGGGGCCAAGGCCGGCAACCAGGTCATTGCGCTGAGCATGGGCGCGTCCGGTGCCGTGAACGCGGTGAAGAAGTCGCTCCAGATGGGCGCCACCGAAGGTGTGCACCTCACGGACAGTGCACTGGCCGGCTCAGACGCCGCCGCCACGTCGCTCGCGCTCGCGGCCGCCATCCGCCATATTGGCACCGGCGCGCCGGTGGACCTTGTCCTCACGGGCATGGCGTCCACCGACGGAGAAACGTCCCTGGTCCCGGCCCAGCTGGCCGAGCGCCTCGGTCTGCCGCAGGTCACCTTCGCGTCCTCGCTGACGGTCGACGGTGGCCGGCTCACCGCGCGCCGCGACGCCGACACCTACTCGGAGACCGTCGAAGCAACGCTTCCCGCGGTGGTCTCTGTGACGGACCAGATCAACGAGCCGCGCTACCCCAACTTCAAGGGCATCATCGCGGCCAAGCGCAAGAGCATCACCACCCTGTCCCTGGCCGACATCGGAGTCGATCCCGCGCACGTGGGCCACGCCGGATCCTGGACCACGGTGACCGCTGCCGTGGAACGCCCGCCGCGCACCGCCGGAACCATCATCACCGACGAAGGCGACGCCGGCATCAAGCTCGTCGACTTCCTGGCCGCCCAGAAGCTGCTCTAA
- a CDS encoding J domain-containing protein, translated as MTESSNSYYEVLRVAVTATDKEIKVAYRRAARKAHPDHGGDAAAFRQVTAAYETLIDPKRRKAYDRSYAAGTSRNTDESAAGPHFDAPAAGSHASATVHRTTTPRNTAGDPPLYVPPYDAAAFEASGTVPLIPFAQASQQVHGMPRKRGIFGAEARIQRELRTVQLITRQVLPAIPAARLVNGLQSPADNSHIDHALLSGYRLALIGSMLLPKGAYAWDGQTLRHGGRSIAPPQLAHVVRAMQDIFPELNVTGWTVIHSADGNLHEPVIDRHRRTAGTSETIQVVNAAGLVRGLKHFLSSGPTPNTVNVSVLARLLRGMH; from the coding sequence TTGACCGAGAGCAGCAACTCCTACTACGAGGTGCTCCGCGTCGCCGTGACGGCCACCGACAAGGAGATCAAGGTGGCCTACCGCCGGGCCGCGCGAAAGGCCCATCCTGACCATGGCGGGGACGCCGCCGCTTTCCGGCAGGTGACGGCAGCATACGAAACCCTGATAGACCCGAAGCGCCGGAAGGCCTACGACCGCTCGTATGCCGCAGGAACATCCCGCAACACCGACGAATCCGCCGCGGGGCCGCACTTTGATGCGCCAGCGGCGGGCAGCCATGCCTCGGCCACCGTGCACCGGACCACAACGCCCCGGAACACCGCGGGTGACCCGCCCCTGTACGTCCCGCCCTACGATGCTGCGGCCTTCGAGGCGTCCGGCACTGTGCCGCTCATCCCGTTCGCCCAGGCCAGCCAGCAGGTCCACGGGATGCCGCGCAAACGGGGTATTTTTGGCGCCGAGGCCCGAATCCAGCGCGAACTGCGCACGGTGCAGCTCATCACCCGCCAGGTTCTGCCCGCGATTCCTGCGGCCCGGCTGGTCAACGGCCTGCAGTCCCCGGCCGATAACAGCCACATCGACCACGCACTACTGTCCGGCTACCGGCTGGCGCTGATCGGGTCCATGCTGCTGCCAAAGGGCGCCTACGCCTGGGACGGGCAAACCCTGAGGCACGGCGGACGTTCCATCGCGCCGCCGCAACTGGCCCACGTTGTCCGGGCCATGCAGGACATCTTCCCGGAACTGAACGTCACCGGCTGGACAGTCATCCACAGCGCCGACGGCAACCTCCACGAACCCGTCATCGACCGCCACCGGCGAACAGCCGGCACGTCCGAAACCATCCAGGTGGTGAACGCGGCAGGCCTTGTCCGCGGACTCAAACACTTCCTCTCCTCCGGCCCCACGCCCAACACCGTCAATGTGTCCGTGCTGGCCAGGCTGCTTCGCGGCATGCACTGA
- a CDS encoding anti-sigma factor domain-containing protein, with the protein MTEMNSQGGTRRPGSFGTEIAADLECGRAVDLAELYALDAISDAERAAIDRYISAAPDAERSAFFERVRQARETLAASFTAEAEPPADLFARIVSQLPSLAQLPADSPTEVIAAPAAAATPSAQAPAEAMDELAAARVRREERRRPAGARRWLTAVAAAAVIALGGVGVGAYITDQNDPLNQVVRAGDVREASVPVSAGGTATVLISSSRDAVVVKMNGVPAPPAGKVYQMWLIPKDGSAPVSQGLMDEAALSKPAVVKGIASAAALGITVEPVGGSATPTFPTVAAAPLGA; encoded by the coding sequence ATGACAGAAATGAATAGTCAGGGAGGCACCCGCCGTCCAGGCTCGTTCGGAACTGAGATCGCCGCCGACCTGGAATGCGGGCGGGCCGTGGATCTCGCCGAGCTCTATGCCCTGGACGCGATCAGCGATGCCGAACGCGCCGCCATAGACCGCTACATCTCCGCCGCGCCCGACGCCGAGCGCAGCGCCTTCTTTGAGCGTGTCCGCCAGGCAAGGGAGACTCTCGCGGCGTCCTTTACGGCTGAGGCGGAACCTCCCGCGGATCTTTTCGCACGAATCGTGTCGCAGTTGCCGTCGCTCGCGCAGCTGCCGGCCGATTCGCCCACCGAAGTCATTGCTGCGCCTGCCGCGGCAGCCACGCCGTCCGCACAGGCGCCGGCAGAAGCCATGGATGAGCTCGCCGCTGCCAGGGTCCGCAGGGAAGAACGACGCCGGCCCGCCGGCGCCCGCCGCTGGCTCACCGCGGTCGCAGCCGCCGCCGTAATCGCCCTCGGTGGCGTGGGCGTGGGTGCCTACATCACGGACCAGAACGACCCCCTGAACCAGGTCGTCCGGGCCGGCGACGTCCGCGAAGCCTCCGTACCCGTCTCCGCCGGCGGAACTGCCACCGTGCTGATTTCGTCGTCGCGGGATGCCGTGGTGGTCAAGATGAACGGTGTACCCGCGCCGCCGGCCGGCAAGGTTTACCAGATGTGGCTGATCCCGAAGGACGGCTCGGCACCGGTATCCCAGGGCCTGATGGACGAGGCAGCCCTGTCAAAGCCTGCCGTGGTGAAGGGCATAGCATCCGCTGCAGCGCTCGGCATCACCGTGGAGCCCGTGGGCGGTTCGGCTACGCCGACGTTCCCCACCGTGGCTGCCGCACCGCTGGGCGCCTGA
- a CDS encoding electron transfer flavoprotein subunit alpha/FixB family protein encodes MANVLVFIDNPGDALKKSTLELLTLGRSLGETAVAVNGDLHQDVSATLAEYGVTAVFRPSAQDLDDYLVSAKAAYLAAAAGAAGAGTVLLDNSPEGKEIAARLGIRLNAGVITDVVAVDADGTAHKSVLAGSYTTSARATTAISVLTVKANNVMPEPASVASAPETSTVEVPADGTATAARVTAREQKAASGRPDLSDARIVVAGGRGVDGDFGPLEQLADALGAAVGASRAATDAGWISHDAQVGQTGKTVSPQLYISAGISGAIQQKAGMQTAKVIVAVNKDAESPIFEIADFGIIGDLFDVLPQATEEIKKRKG; translated from the coding sequence ATGGCAAACGTACTCGTATTCATTGACAACCCCGGCGATGCCCTGAAGAAGAGCACCCTCGAACTGCTCACCCTGGGACGTTCCCTCGGAGAGACCGCTGTTGCCGTGAACGGCGATCTGCATCAGGATGTTTCGGCCACGCTCGCCGAATACGGCGTCACCGCCGTTTTCCGGCCCTCCGCCCAGGACCTGGATGACTATCTGGTCTCGGCGAAGGCAGCCTATCTCGCGGCCGCCGCGGGTGCCGCCGGTGCCGGCACGGTCCTCCTGGACAACTCGCCCGAAGGCAAAGAGATCGCGGCACGGCTCGGCATCCGGCTGAACGCCGGCGTCATCACCGACGTTGTGGCGGTCGACGCCGACGGTACAGCCCACAAGTCGGTCCTCGCGGGGTCCTACACCACCTCAGCCAGGGCCACCACGGCGATTTCCGTGCTGACGGTGAAGGCCAACAACGTCATGCCGGAGCCGGCATCCGTGGCTTCCGCCCCGGAGACGTCCACCGTCGAAGTTCCGGCCGACGGTACGGCCACGGCGGCCCGCGTCACCGCCCGCGAGCAGAAGGCCGCCAGCGGCCGCCCGGATCTGTCGGACGCCCGCATCGTGGTGGCGGGCGGACGCGGAGTGGACGGCGACTTCGGCCCCCTGGAGCAGCTTGCGGACGCCCTCGGTGCCGCCGTCGGGGCCTCCCGTGCAGCCACGGACGCCGGCTGGATCAGCCACGACGCCCAGGTGGGCCAGACCGGCAAGACCGTGTCGCCCCAGCTCTACATCTCGGCCGGCATTTCCGGTGCCATCCAGCAGAAAGCCGGGATGCAGACAGCGAAGGTCATCGTGGCCGTGAACAAAGACGCCGAGTCGCCGATTTTCGAAATCGCCGATTTTGGCATTATCGGGGACCTCTTCGACGTCCTTCCGCAGGCCACCGAAGAAATCAAGAAGCGAAAAGGCTGA
- a CDS encoding tRNA (cytidine(34)-2'-O)-methyltransferase: MFRILFHAPEIPGNTGSAIRLAAITGAELHLVEPLGFDFSDAKLRRAGLDYHDLAVVTVHKSIEDAWRVLQPDRVYAFTSDGTTSYADITYRPGDVLMFGQESVGLPEHLKSDPHVTATVRLPMLPSLRSLNLANAASIAVYEAWRQQGFSGAQI, translated from the coding sequence GTGTTCCGAATCCTCTTCCACGCCCCCGAAATCCCCGGCAACACCGGCAGCGCGATCAGGCTGGCGGCCATAACCGGCGCCGAACTGCACCTGGTGGAACCCCTTGGCTTTGATTTCTCCGATGCCAAGCTCCGGCGCGCCGGACTGGACTACCACGACCTCGCCGTCGTCACCGTCCACAAAAGCATCGAGGATGCCTGGCGCGTACTGCAGCCGGACCGCGTGTACGCGTTCACCTCGGACGGCACCACCAGCTACGCGGACATTACCTACCGTCCCGGGGATGTGCTGATGTTCGGCCAGGAATCGGTAGGCCTGCCGGAACACCTCAAAAGCGATCCGCATGTCACGGCCACCGTGCGGCTTCCCATGCTGCCGTCCCTCCGTTCGCTGAACCTGGCCAACGCAGCGTCCATTGCTGTCTACGAGGCCTGGCGCCAGCAGGGATTTTCCGGCGCCCAGATTTGA